A single region of the Pseudomonas mandelii genome encodes:
- a CDS encoding DUF58 domain-containing protein: MKPSRLLLIWLAILLAIGIVLGMLRTLDIDMPSTLLSINWGLLLALLALAVLDAVRLKRLPSPRLQRQMPGSLALGRWSEVRLEVEHDFDQPLNIQIFDHVPEGLSFENLPLLGALQPGQQSLVGYRLRPLKRGHFTFEHCEINLPSPMGLWSGKRLLNVTDSTRVYPDFARLYGGELLAVDNWLSQLGVRQRQRRGLGLEFHQLREFREGDSLRQIDWKATARQRTPIAREYQDERDQQIIFMLDCGRRMRSQDGELAHFDHALNACLLLSYIALRQGDAVGLSTFASDRAHYLAPVKGTGQLNVLLNTVYDLDSTQRPADYHAAATQLLARQKRRALVVLVTNLRDEDDDELLTAVKRLSKLHRVLVASLREDVLDDLRHAPVQTLPEALAYCGTVDYLNDRAQLHEQLSAHGVPVVDARPSELGAGLVTRYLGWKKEGAM; this comes from the coding sequence GTGAAACCGTCGCGCCTGTTGCTGATCTGGCTCGCCATCTTGCTCGCCATCGGCATCGTGCTGGGCATGTTGCGGACACTGGACATCGACATGCCCTCAACCCTGTTGTCGATCAACTGGGGATTGTTGCTGGCGCTGCTGGCCCTGGCCGTTCTCGACGCCGTTCGCCTCAAGCGTTTGCCCTCGCCACGCCTCCAACGCCAGATGCCCGGCAGCCTTGCACTCGGCCGTTGGAGCGAAGTGCGGCTGGAGGTCGAGCATGACTTTGATCAACCACTGAACATCCAGATCTTCGACCATGTTCCGGAAGGCCTGAGCTTCGAAAACCTCCCGCTGCTGGGAGCACTGCAACCCGGTCAACAGAGCCTTGTGGGCTATCGATTGCGTCCCCTCAAGCGCGGCCACTTCACCTTCGAACACTGCGAAATCAACCTGCCGAGTCCAATGGGCCTGTGGTCCGGCAAACGCCTGCTGAACGTGACCGACAGCACCCGCGTCTACCCCGACTTCGCCCGTCTCTATGGCGGTGAACTGCTGGCGGTGGACAACTGGCTCAGCCAGCTCGGCGTGCGCCAGCGCCAGCGTCGTGGCCTGGGCCTGGAATTCCATCAACTGCGCGAATTCCGTGAAGGCGACAGCCTGCGCCAGATCGACTGGAAAGCCACCGCCCGCCAACGTACACCGATCGCCCGTGAGTACCAGGACGAGCGCGACCAGCAAATCATCTTCATGCTCGATTGCGGCCGCCGGATGCGCAGCCAGGACGGCGAACTCGCCCATTTCGATCACGCACTCAATGCCTGCCTGTTGCTCAGCTACATCGCCCTGCGCCAGGGTGATGCCGTGGGCCTGAGCACGTTCGCCAGTGATCGCGCGCACTACCTCGCCCCGGTCAAAGGCACGGGGCAGCTCAATGTGTTGCTCAACACCGTCTATGACCTCGACAGCACCCAACGCCCCGCCGACTACCACGCTGCCGCCACCCAGCTACTGGCCCGCCAGAAACGCCGGGCGCTGGTGGTGCTGGTCACCAACCTGCGTGACGAAGACGACGACGAACTGCTCACCGCCGTCAAACGCCTGAGCAAACTGCATCGGGTGCTGGTGGCGAGTCTGCGCGAAGACGTGCTCGACGATTTGCGGCACGCGCCAGTGCAAACCTTGCCGGAGGCGCTGGCCTATTGCGGGACGGTGGATTACCTGAATGACCGGGCGCAACTCCATGAGCAGTTGAGTGCTCATGGAGTGCCGGTGGTGGATGCCCGGCCCTCAGAGTTGGGGGCCGGGTTGGTGACGCGGTATTTGGGGTGGAAGAAAGAAGGTGCTATGTAA
- a CDS encoding AAA family ATPase → MSQQIEPGSATHAAQQRQRASQLAQAVRNELQKAVIGQNSVIDDVLTALIAGGHVLLEGVPGLGKTLLVRALARCFGGEFARIQFTPDLMPSDVTGHAVYDLNTEQFKLRKGPIFTNLLLADEINRAPAKTQAALLEAMQERQVTLEGRALAIVQPFMVLATQNPIEQEGTYPLPEAELDRFMLKVRMDYPDADQELNMVRQVSRSTRADMLDVQPLRTVLQAKDVMALQRIASDLPLDDQVLDYAVRLARTTRTWPGLTLGAGPRASIALVRCARARALLRGGDFVIPDDIKGCALSVLRHRVRIAPEFDIEGLDVDQVLKQLLDQVPAPRL, encoded by the coding sequence ATGAGTCAACAGATCGAGCCCGGCAGCGCGACCCACGCCGCCCAGCAACGCCAGCGCGCCAGTCAGTTGGCCCAGGCCGTGCGCAATGAGTTGCAAAAAGCCGTGATCGGACAGAACAGCGTGATTGACGACGTTCTCACTGCACTGATCGCCGGCGGCCACGTGTTGCTCGAAGGAGTGCCGGGGTTGGGCAAAACATTGCTGGTGCGTGCCCTCGCCCGCTGCTTCGGCGGCGAGTTTGCGCGCATCCAGTTCACCCCGGACCTGATGCCCAGCGACGTCACCGGGCACGCGGTCTACGACCTGAACACCGAGCAGTTCAAACTGCGCAAGGGTCCGATATTCACTAACTTGCTGCTGGCTGACGAGATCAACCGTGCGCCGGCGAAAACCCAGGCCGCGTTACTTGAGGCCATGCAGGAACGCCAGGTCACTCTGGAAGGACGCGCCTTGGCCATCGTGCAACCGTTCATGGTGCTCGCCACGCAAAACCCGATCGAACAGGAAGGCACGTATCCACTGCCCGAAGCTGAACTCGACCGTTTCATGCTCAAGGTGCGCATGGATTACCCCGACGCCGATCAAGAGCTGAACATGGTCCGCCAGGTCAGCCGCTCGACCCGCGCCGACATGCTCGACGTGCAACCGCTGCGCACCGTGTTGCAAGCCAAGGACGTGATGGCCTTGCAGCGCATCGCCAGCGACCTGCCGCTGGACGATCAAGTCCTCGATTACGCCGTGCGCCTGGCCCGCACTACTCGCACCTGGCCAGGCCTGACCCTCGGCGCCGGGCCACGCGCGTCCATTGCCCTGGTGCGTTGCGCCCGCGCCCGCGCGCTGCTGCGTGGCGGCGACTTCGTGATCCCGGATGACATCAAGGGTTGCGCCTTGTCGGTGCTGCGCCATCGCGTCCGGATCGCCCCCGAGTTCGACATCGAGGGGCTGGATGTCGATCAGGTGCTCAAGCAGTTGCTCGATCAAGTGCCGGCGCCGCGTCTGTGA
- a CDS encoding DUF4350 domain-containing protein: MNRRWWLSVGVFITVLVGALSVYLYLKATPYQAEIDHGPTPEAQANPYLAAEHFLRKQGLTVGHANSLDVLPSLDPHQHSLLLLGDRYNMTPRQIDQVMNWTRAGGRLLFVAQSLWDEKTGQSNDLLLDRVQVHQSLSKDLKEPPPDILDDPFPKLTKLYLEDENAPAYASFDTAFHLEDPNNLAQAWANSGKATHMMQLKHGLGSIIVVTDADLWKTPAIAQYDNAWLLWYLTADTRVTLLFNTDHDSLLTLLLRNFPQALIALIALIGLALWHVGVRKGPLLAPASKGRRQLQEHLRASADFMLRRSGQHSLLQALQQDILRRVRHRHPGFEQLGVAEQWLVLARLTGQPTRAISQAMSPRPKQRLSSAEFSRQVAHLQTLRNTL, from the coding sequence TTGAACCGGCGCTGGTGGCTTTCGGTCGGCGTGTTCATCACCGTACTGGTGGGCGCGCTGAGTGTTTATCTGTACCTGAAAGCCACGCCGTATCAGGCCGAAATCGATCACGGCCCCACGCCCGAAGCCCAGGCCAATCCCTATCTGGCCGCCGAGCATTTCCTGCGCAAACAGGGTCTGACCGTCGGCCATGCCAACAGTCTCGATGTGCTGCCCAGCCTCGATCCGCATCAGCACAGCCTGTTGTTGCTCGGTGATCGCTACAACATGACCCCACGCCAGATTGATCAAGTGATGAACTGGACCCGGGCCGGCGGGCGCCTGTTGTTTGTCGCCCAGTCGCTGTGGGATGAAAAGACCGGCCAGAGCAATGACCTGCTGCTCGATCGCGTGCAGGTGCATCAGTCGCTGAGCAAAGACCTCAAGGAGCCTCCACCGGACATCCTTGACGACCCGTTCCCCAAACTGACCAAACTGTACCTGGAAGACGAGAACGCGCCGGCCTACGCCAGTTTCGATACGGCGTTCCACCTCGAAGACCCGAATAACCTCGCGCAAGCCTGGGCCAACAGCGGCAAGGCCACGCACATGATGCAGTTGAAACACGGGCTCGGCTCGATCATCGTGGTCACCGACGCCGACCTGTGGAAAACCCCGGCCATTGCCCAATACGACAATGCCTGGCTGCTCTGGTACCTGACCGCCGACACGCGCGTGACCCTGCTGTTCAATACCGACCACGACAGTCTGCTGACCTTGCTGCTGCGCAACTTCCCTCAGGCGTTGATCGCCCTCATCGCCCTGATCGGTCTTGCGCTCTGGCATGTCGGGGTACGCAAGGGTCCGCTGCTGGCACCGGCGTCGAAAGGTCGCCGGCAACTTCAGGAACACCTGCGCGCCAGCGCAGATTTCATGCTGCGCCGCAGCGGTCAGCACAGCCTGTTGCAAGCCTTGCAGCAAGACATCCTGCGCCGTGTCCGCCACCGACACCCCGGCTTTGAACAACTCGGCGTCGCCGAACAATGGCTGGTGCTCGCGCGCCTGACCGGCCAGCCCACACGCGCCATCAGCCAGGCGATGAGCCCGCGACCGAAACAGCGGCTGTCCAGCGCTGAGTTCAGTCGACAGGTCGCCCACCTGCAAACCTTGAGGAACACGCTATGA
- a CDS encoding DUF4129 domain-containing protein, which translates to MRLSDATVVIRPRNSWEAMDLGVLLSQRHRRLLMTSWAIITLPIFALLSFFLWDSPSLAVFIFWWLKPAFERLPLYILSKAMFGETPTLKQALRQWPNLLKPQLLASLTWRRLSLSRSFLMPVVQLEGLAGDERQQRLRVLLQRNAGAAQWLTIIGVHLESALWIGLMVLFYMFLPQQVELDWSWQTLIDVASQDWRWLEHLTNFFYVLVLIVWEPIYVACGFSLYLNRRTVLEAWDIELVFRRLRQRLSTTAVTLLLAAIMLVPTTQNVWAAEPVITPDSPRLLDQPLTSQASRDTIKTILDQPPFTNKEMVTRYRFGEDKPDTKTPEDGKTPEWLKALASLLDSQRFGFIANLIEVLLWAAVMSAIGVLIWRYRDWLQAFVSRRPVLNRRAARPLPQQAFGLDLSRETLPADIAASAESLWQTNPRAALGLLYRALLSHLLHDHNMVLKPADTEGEVLQRVEQLHQPALLAFSKTLTGHWQNMAYGHRLPPAHLQQELCDGWRTLFGPGAVR; encoded by the coding sequence ATGCGCCTGAGTGATGCCACGGTCGTCATCCGCCCGCGCAACTCCTGGGAAGCCATGGACCTGGGCGTGCTGCTGAGCCAGCGCCATCGACGGTTGCTGATGACCAGTTGGGCCATCATCACCTTGCCGATCTTCGCGCTGCTCAGCTTTTTCCTGTGGGATTCACCCTCCCTCGCCGTGTTTATCTTTTGGTGGTTGAAACCGGCATTCGAGCGCTTGCCGCTGTATATCCTGTCCAAAGCCATGTTCGGCGAAACGCCCACCTTGAAACAGGCGCTGCGCCAATGGCCGAACCTGCTCAAGCCACAACTGTTGGCCAGCCTGACCTGGCGACGCCTGAGCCTGAGCCGCAGCTTTCTGATGCCGGTGGTGCAACTCGAAGGCCTGGCGGGTGATGAACGACAGCAGCGCTTGCGGGTGTTGCTGCAGCGCAACGCCGGTGCAGCGCAGTGGTTGACGATCATTGGCGTGCACCTGGAAAGCGCGCTGTGGATTGGCCTGATGGTGCTGTTCTATATGTTCCTGCCACAGCAGGTTGAACTCGACTGGAGCTGGCAGACCTTGATCGACGTGGCCAGCCAGGACTGGCGCTGGCTGGAACACCTGACGAATTTCTTTTACGTGCTGGTGCTGATTGTCTGGGAACCGATCTACGTGGCCTGCGGTTTCAGCCTTTATCTGAATCGACGCACGGTGCTGGAAGCCTGGGACATCGAACTGGTGTTCCGCCGATTGCGCCAACGCCTCAGCACTACGGCGGTCACTCTGCTGCTGGCAGCGATAATGCTGGTGCCGACCACGCAAAACGTCTGGGCCGCCGAGCCGGTCATTACCCCGGACAGCCCACGTCTGCTGGACCAACCACTGACCAGCCAGGCCTCGAGGGACACCATCAAGACAATCCTCGATCAGCCCCCGTTCACGAACAAGGAAATGGTGACCCGCTATCGATTTGGCGAAGACAAACCCGACACCAAAACCCCGGAGGACGGGAAAACACCCGAATGGCTGAAGGCTTTGGCCAGTCTGCTCGACAGCCAGCGTTTCGGCTTTATTGCCAACCTGATTGAAGTTCTGCTCTGGGCCGCCGTAATGAGCGCCATCGGCGTGTTGATCTGGCGTTACCGCGACTGGTTGCAGGCATTCGTCAGTCGTCGGCCGGTGTTGAACCGACGAGCCGCGCGTCCGTTACCGCAGCAAGCATTCGGCCTGGACCTGAGCCGCGAAACCCTGCCCGCCGACATTGCCGCCAGCGCTGAAAGTCTCTGGCAAACCAACCCGCGCGCGGCCCTCGGGTTGCTCTATCGCGCCCTGCTCAGCCATTTGTTGCACGACCACAACATGGTACTGAAACCCGCCGACACCGAAGGCGAGGTGCTGCAACGCGTCGAACAACTGCACCAACCGGCCTTGCTCGCTTTCAGCAAAACCTTGACCGGGCACTGGCAAAACATGGCCTACGGGCATCGATTGCCACCCGCGCATTTGCAACAGGAACTGTGTGACGGCTGGCGAACCTTGTTCGGCCCGGGAGCCGTCCGTTGA